TCTGGAGCTCGAAATGGGCGATCACGGCCGTGTGCGCCACCGCTTTGGCCGTCTTCCTGGCGATGTGGTTCAAAGTGGAATGGTGGAAACTGGCCCTGGTAGCGGCGGTAACGCTGGTCGCCTGGGCGTTGGCCGGGTCGATCGTTACGCCTGGGCTCCGCACCTGGCTGCACGCGGAGCACGCACCGCTGAATGCTATGTTCCCCTTTGTAGTCGCATGCGTCGGCTTGTCAATCGTTCTTGGCTCGCGCCAGGACGAAGCGGGTGAATGGTTCAATCAGACCTGGGCCTTTGTCAAGCTGATCACCCCGCTGCTGCTGGGCGGCGTGCTGGTGGCCGGGCTGCTGCTTGGCCGCCCGGGTGAAGAGGGACTGATTCCCAACCGCTGGATCACCGATCTGGTCGGCGGCAACTCGGTGCGGGCTAACCTGTTCGCCTCCGTATTCGGGGCGTTCATGTACTTCGCCACTCTGACGGAAGTCCCCATCCTCCAGGGCCTGATCGGTTCCGGGATGGGCAGGGGACCGGCCCTGGCACTGCTCCTTTCCGGGCCGGCGTTGTCGTTGCCGAGCATGCTGGTCATTCGCTCGGTGCTTGGCACGGGCAAAACCGTTGTGTTTAGCAGTCTGGTCATTGTGCTTTCAACGACGGCGGGCCTCATTTTCGGGGCCGTCAGCTGAGTCAGACTCTCGAGGAGAATAATCATGACGACAGGATGTGGATGCGGTAGTAATGGCGGTGAAACGCTGATCTTCACCTGTGCCGGCGCGGCACACTCGGGCCAAGCGGCCAACCGGGCCGGCGTGCAGGCGATGCAGCAGGGCATTGGAAACCTGTTCTGCATCGCCGCCGTGGCCGCCGACATTCCTGACAAAATGACGCGGGTCCGCAAGGCGGGCAAACGCATCGCCATCGACGGGTGCAGCGATCACTGCTGTCGCAAGGTGCTGGAGAAGGCGGGTCTGACTGCGGACGTGCATGTGGTTGCGACCGAGCTGGGCATCGAGAAGAAACCCGCCCAACCGGACATGGCCGGCGATGCGAGCAAGATCGTGGACAAGATCAAGGCTCTCGCGGGCCCGGCCTGCTGATGAGGTGTCTCCTATGAAGATCGAGATTCTCGGGAGCGGTTGCCCGAAGTGTACGACCCTGGCCGCGAACGCCGACAAGGCGGCCAAGAGCCTGGGCATCCCCTACGAGCTGTGCAAGGTGACTCAGCTTGCGGAGATCATGAAGCGCGGGGTGATGATGACTCCCGCGCTGGCCATCAACGGCGAGGTCAAGTCGGCGGGCAAGGTGCTCTCGGAAGCGGAGATTACCGGTCTGTTGACCACGACCATATCGTAAGCCGGCTTGGCGAGGAGATACCCATGAACAACACGGCGCGAATCGGGATTGTGGTGGCTCTGGCGGTGGCAATCGGTATCGTCGTCGTGGCCAAGCACGGGAAGAAGTCGTCTTCAACGACAGCAGGAACACCTGCCACTGCGAGTGCCCCGACCGCCGCAGGCTTGCCTCGGCTGGTGGACCTGGGCGCGAACCAGTGCATTCCCTGCAAGAAGATGGCTCCCATCCTGGAGGAGCTCAGGAAGGAGTTCGCCGGCCGGCTGCAGGTCGATTTCATCGACGTTTGGGAGAACCCCAAGGCCGGCGATGAGTACCACATCAAGCTGATCCCAACGCAGATCTTCTTCGACGCGTCGGGCAAGGAGCTGTTCCGCCATGAAGGCTTCTTCTCCCGCGAGAACATCCTGGGAAAGTGGAAGGAACTGGGTGTGGATCTCACCGGCAAGCCGGCGGCCTCGATCGAGCGTGCGACTCCCACCGCGGCCGATACACGGGCCAAGGATAGCATCTGCTTCATGTGTGACGGCGGTGTGAGCCCCAAGAGCCGGGTACTCGTGAAGGGCCAAACGGAGCAGATCACGCTCTGCTCGCCGCACGGCTTCTTCATCAACGAGGCCAGCCTGAAGGCCTGGCTGGAAAAGCACCCGACCGCGACCGGCCGGATGGTCACCATCGGCCAGGCCCTGGCGGCCAAGATGAACATGACGCCCGCCCAGATCGCCGGGGCCTGCAAGATCGGTGAATGCAAATGATCCAGCGGCTCTTCGATATGCTGACGCACGCCGTGGAAGGTACGCCCCTGATCGCCCTGGCGGCCGCTTTCCTCTGGGGCATTCTGAGTATCATTCTGAGCCCCTGCCACCTGGCGAGCATTCCGCTGATTGTCGGCTTCATCGGCCAGCAGGGGCAGATGACCGCCCGGCGAGCCTTCGGGATCTCCACGCTTTTCGCCGTGGGCATCTTGATCACCATTGCCGCGATCGGTGCGATCACCTCCGCGGCGGGCCGGATGATGGGCGATGTTGGGCGTTACGGCAACTACTTCGTCGCGGTACTGTTCTTCCTGGTCGGCCTGGTGCTCCTGGAGGTCATTCCCCTGCCCTGGTCGGGGCCGGGGCAAGTCAACATGAGGCGCAAGGGCCCGCTCGCGGCGTTCATTCTTGGCCTGGTTTTCGGCATCGCCCTGGGACCATGCACGTTCGCCTTCATGGCCCCGGTACTTGGTGTCACGTTCAAGGTCGCGACGACCAACGCTCTCTATGGCGCGGCGTTGTTGCTCGTGTACGGCATCGGGCACTGCTCGGTGATCGTGGCCGCGGGAACGTCGACCGAAATGGTGCAGCGATACCTGGACTGGAACGAGCAATCCAAGGGCGCGGTGATCCTCAAGAAGGTCTGTGGCGTCCTGGTTCTGC
The nucleotide sequence above comes from Phycisphaerae bacterium. Encoded proteins:
- a CDS encoding permease, whose amino-acid sequence is MDWRSEYKKLLWGVAIFATCFALPTEWPRFNKAVLESLALLKGYAQEHVLLCLVPAFFIAGAIGVFVSQASVMRYLGPKAPKALAYGVASVSGAILAVCSCTVLPLFAGIWRTGAGLGPACAFLYSGPAINVLAIILTARILGLDIGAARAVGAISFSIIIGLIMHLIYRQEEATKAEAADMTPTPEIGRPLWQTILYFASMIGILVFANWGKPDQTSGFWFVIWSSKWAITAVCATALAVFLAMWFKVEWWKLALVAAVTLVAWALAGSIVTPGLRTWLHAEHAPLNAMFPFVVACVGLSIVLGSRQDEAGEWFNQTWAFVKLITPLLLGGVLVAGLLLGRPGEEGLIPNRWITDLVGGNSVRANLFASVFGAFMYFATLTEVPILQGLIGSGMGRGPALALLLSGPALSLPSMLVIRSVLGTGKTVVFSSLVIVLSTTAGLIFGAVS
- a CDS encoding thioredoxin family protein, which codes for MNNTARIGIVVALAVAIGIVVVAKHGKKSSSTTAGTPATASAPTAAGLPRLVDLGANQCIPCKKMAPILEELRKEFAGRLQVDFIDVWENPKAGDEYHIKLIPTQIFFDASGKELFRHEGFFSRENILGKWKELGVDLTGKPAASIERATPTAADTRAKDSICFMCDGGVSPKSRVLVKGQTEQITLCSPHGFFINEASLKAWLEKHPTATGRMVTIGQALAAKMNMTPAQIAGACKIGECK
- a CDS encoding putative zinc-binding protein; this translates as MTTGCGCGSNGGETLIFTCAGAAHSGQAANRAGVQAMQQGIGNLFCIAAVAADIPDKMTRVRKAGKRIAIDGCSDHCCRKVLEKAGLTADVHVVATELGIEKKPAQPDMAGDASKIVDKIKALAGPAC
- a CDS encoding cytochrome C biogenesis protein is translated as MIQRLFDMLTHAVEGTPLIALAAAFLWGILSIILSPCHLASIPLIVGFIGQQGQMTARRAFGISTLFAVGILITIAAIGAITSAAGRMMGDVGRYGNYFVAVLFFLVGLVLLEVIPLPWSGPGQVNMRRKGPLAAFILGLVFGIALGPCTFAFMAPVLGVTFKVATTNALYGAALLLVYGIGHCSVIVAAGTSTEMVQRYLDWNEQSKGAVILKKVCGVLVL
- a CDS encoding TM0996/MTH895 family glutaredoxin-like protein, with the translated sequence MKIEILGSGCPKCTTLAANADKAAKSLGIPYELCKVTQLAEIMKRGVMMTPALAINGEVKSAGKVLSEAEITGLLTTTIS